aaatttatgactgCGTCTTGGAAGGACGGCCGCTGATTTAAAGAGCCtagtgagaggacgggttgttttccTAGCGGTTACTTACGCATACGATACCTATGAATAAACTCTGGCTTCCTGGTTGCCTGACAGCCCTTTAGCTCTGCTAAACTCTCCGTTGCCTGACAGCTGGGCGGGCAACActtcgtattcgtagtcctgaggttccgggttcgatctccagtggaggcggagaaaatgggcaaaatgtttctttcatcctgatgcccctgttacctagcagtaaataggtaggtacctgggagttagacagctgctacgagctgcttcctggggggggggggtcgaggaccgggccgcggggacactaagccccgaaatcatctcaagataaccccaagataacttcctgtgccccgacacaatgaattattattacgaTTAATGCTGGAATCATTTATTTAAATTCAACACGACACATACTGACGGATAGTACAGAGAATGAAGTGCTTAGAATAAAATTATACTTCTGCAAGAAAGTATTTTGCAGCAACAGAAAAAGTTACTAGCTTGACTGATAGcgtaaggaggaaggaggaacaaATTAAGAATTTAGTAAAAGGAAATGAGACATGGAAATAAGACAGGCCTTTCTCCTTGTCTCATTGAAATatctgtcttcccttcatcctatactgctgtacCAGTCTTTGCACTCTTGTtctaatcctcataattttacaTTTGGCTGGattaaactctagcagccatttatcAGGCCCCTTCTGGAGTATCCAAATCCGTTTTCACTGCATCACAGTCTATTCCTGCACCgactcttctcattagttttgcatcatctgcaaacatttatATGAAGGAACCAATTTTCTCTGTCAAGTCACTTCCTCATGTTAGTGTGGCAACAATACTAGGAGTAATTTTGTTGTTCCAAGTTCTTAGAGGTTCTATTGCAGGAAATTAAATGTTCTGTTAATTCCACATAACTTATCCCTTAGAATTCCACATTCTAAAAGGTTCTCCAATAATCCTATGTGCACTATTTGCACTTTATACTTGTTCCCAAAGATTTACAGGAATCACTAAGAACAGCTGAAGTAATCAGCAAAATGATGACCAAGTCAGGTATAGGGTGGAATACAAGCCGTCTAGAATGTAGCGTCGTCAGTTTATCTTCAATAATGATTCAGTGACAGATGCTGTGGATATACCGCGAATCTTCTCCAATGCCATCGACAATCACCAGCAGACGATGCAACTCTCTCTTCAGACACTACAGCCAAGCTACAGAGCAGACAACAATTCCAGTTATACTCGAGCTACCCGCTCTCATCTCGCATTCCAGTTCTCCGATCCCGCCGGCATTCAAGGTCTCTAGCTCCCTCCTCGCTCAAGTTCTCGGCCCCAGGCCTCGCACAGATATCCTCGTCTGAGCTATCACGTCACGTCATTACATTTCCAACATCCAAATGCTGTAATCTAGACTAAATTAAATAAGGGGAATAAACCATGCTTTTTGAACATCACCCAAATTCGTATATGTTAGAATGAGTCCTAGAAACTACCCTGGTGGTACTTCATTCGTAACCTCTTTCCAATCTGATGTCTCTACTCACAATGTAACCTTTTTGCTTCCAGAGATTCTCTCTAACCCACCTTTGGACTCTTTCAGATACACCAACTTGCTTTCCTAGTTTCAATAATAGTCTTTGTTGCAGGACCGTATCGAATACCTTCTGACCGTCGatgaatatgcagtctacccatcaCACACTCTTATGATTTATGTCATCTTGTAGAACTCCAGAAAGTGTGCCACACAGGATTTTTCCTTTAGTAAAACCGTGCTGGCGCACTGCGACAAATTTGATCTGTTCTAAATGTTTATCTCTCTAGCAACTAACTTCAGGGGATTCTTGTtagtgatactggtctgtagtttaATGGGTTCTGTCTTCCTTCTTTCTTGCAGATTGGAACCTCATTAGTCATTTTCCAGCAGCCGTGTATGTGTTTTACTAATCAACCgttattcattgtgtcgggggacatgcAGCCAGTGTTCATACAAGTTAGGCTGATATAGAGGTCCTCCCCCACCCTTGCCaatgtcgaattactgaccccacaaccatctgactaactcctgagtacccatttactgctaggtgaacagagcattaggtgataggaaatgtgtcCAACCATTTTTGCTTCGCCTGGGATTCTAAACCTGAATTCTCgattatgcaacccgtcctcataaacacacgtCCAATCTATGCACCCGCCAAATCCTGTTTTTTAACGAAAACGGCTCACAACttgatgcaacccgtcctcgactgaagtccattccatccaccggtcgaccccacagacgcattcataaattttaacatggtgtttattcaaaacgggacttttctcaaatataaattaatattataatatattagcatattgtgcatatatataggcataggttaggtgtttagattctgttggcgattatttgtagtacgtgagtgaagcatttacagcgttgtggttcgaacgaaATTCGTCATtgaagcacttgtttcggaagtgttcgaacgtcatcagttgtgtgtaaaccgtttttcattcataaacagggggtttggcgggcgcATGgagtcacttttggatctttgtttggaggacgggctgtttcgctgacgacttttatttgaaccacaatgctgtaaatgcagcCCCtcttcataaacaaaggccaaaattGGTTCCGTGCATccgccaaactccctgtttatgaatgaaaaacggtttgcacacgactcacaactgatgacgttcaaacacttccggaacaagtgcttcactgacgaattttgttcggacCTCAACGCTgttaatgcttcacccacgtaccacaaatacaaatagtcgccaacagaacctaaacacctaacctaaccaatatgtaaatatgcacagtatatttttttattttatttatatatacaagagttcttacattcttgtaaagtcacttacACCAATAGAGCTTCGGGGAGGTCCTTAATTCTAATTTTTTtccagaatacgacccgccaaatcgtttaacaaccaagtacccaatgactgctgggtgaatgaagattgatgattgatgaagattaagccatccaaaagatggcacgggcatgaatagcccgtaagtggtggctcttttgagccattaccagtatcgagagctgttactggagatctgtggaggtgcgaatgcaccctgcatgacgggagatgtctcccttgtgaatgtgttaagatgaagatgaagccacccaaaaggtggcacgggcatgaatagcccgtaagtggtggcccttttgagccatcactagtatcaatagatgatactagagatctgtggaggtgcgactccaccctgcgtgacgggagatgtctaccGTCGGGTGAATGAACAGATGCgtatagttaaggattggcgcccagtcaattctCCCCGCCCAGAATACGAAGCCAGGCCAAAGAGCTCGGGAAGCGCTAGGgtagtgctttaccactgcgccacggggactacaTGTGCAtgtctaatatataacaatattaatttttatttgagaaaattcctattttgaatgaacagcacttAAAATTGTTGACTGCGTCTTTGGGTTTGACCTCTGGATGGAATGGACGtggtctgaggacaggttggattgTACGAACCCTACTACTACCGGGACCCCAAATTTACTATTTACTTACATTAAAATTaattatttgtgcctgcaaggtCGAGCTGATAGCTccagaccccgcctttctagccgttgCTAATATTGCTTTTTATTTTGCTATgcctaataataaataaattattttatatgtAATGTGAATTTTATAACAGTGAACGCTATATAatattaccgtatatataatataaattaagCAGGTGGGAGGTTTGGCGACAGTGTAGCTGGAATGACTCCCATATGTAGCGGTTTTCCCATAGAGTTGGCAGCACTGACTCTCTCTCCTCCGCGTCGACTCCTACCATTTTACCGAATTTGTTTAAATTAAAGTAGAGCCTTTCAGACAATAATATGTACAATTATAAAGTGTCTAGAAATCGTATTTACATATTTTAATGTTAAATATATCATATTAAAGGCTAAAGATCATTAGTAGACGAGTAGGATAATATCGGAGCTTGAGTGCACATCAGTCAGAAACCTGCGGGTGCGCAAAGAGGTCGTGTACGCCGTCTCCTCCATACCGGCCCAAATGTTTCTTAAAAAGAGATAACTAGTCGCCCAGAAGGTGAGCCATTGCTATATTATTACCCCGAGGATGAGTGTAGGTGCAGCAAGGGGCGCGTGGAGGTAAGTTGTAGGGTAGTAAATGTGTTGAGGTGTTGGGGTTTCCCGTGAGGGTGATGACGCAGCTGTGAGGAGCAGCTTCCGCCTCCCCCCCAGTGGCCACTCCACGCTCTTCCCGTCATTGTTTGTCTGCTCCGCGccctcacctctctccccccGCTGCCGCCCCCATGGTTACTGCTCCAGTGTGGGTATAGATGGTTGTGGAGCGTTGGAGCGGCCCGGGTAAGTTGAGGGGTGAAGTGTGTTAAGGCGAGTTAAAGTTATATGTGGGTGAGGCGTGCGGGAGGTGAAGCACCGGTTGGGGCAGGCGCGCGCTCCTCCCCCGGGCCTTTGTTGTTGGACCCACGCCACACTCCCCGACCCACGCtacacctccacccacctcccCCCACGCCCACCTCCTCTCTCCCCACGCCCACCTCTCACGCCCACCTCCCCACGCCCACTACCGCCCCCCCGGAGCCTGGTCCCCGCCCGCCCTGAAGAAGCAGGGCGTGGGTGGCCATACTTGTCAGTGCTGGCCAAAGTTGCACCGTTATATTGATTTTTGCACAGGTATCTTTTGTGGCAATGTCGCAAGCTGCTGCTTGAATGAGTGGAATCTGTTTCAGGTCTCTTTGAGTAAGTTTGTGATGTGAAATACCCGAGGCTTGGTAAGTTGTCTTCACTTGTTTAGCTAGAATAATTCTACTAAAGCTTCTTATTTATTTTTcagaattatatataataattatataaaatttgaTTCTGGAAAGAAATCTTCAGGAAATGCATGAAAATTTTGTATCATGAAGATAAGCCTCAAATTTGGGTTAGAAGCTTAAAGAAACCTgtgtaaatccccccccccccccaataaagACTATATTTTAGCTATCATTTGTGGGGTCAAACGCACAGGTAATGCTCGACTACCAAATATAATAGTAGTGATTTAGACAGTAATAGTGAGATAGGAAGAGAGATGTCAGTGCATCACACTCCTAGAGAGTATATGTAAAAACTGAACAAAAAGATTTTTAAGTGAGGGTTTGGATATAGAGTAGCAATAACATTACTCAACATGGGCCATTCAAAACCTCTCAAATAATGTGAAATCACAATATTAGCAAACTCACTTAAATTTTTTTGAGGGAGGTTGAATGTGTTGCTTTATACTGTATGAAAATGGTATggcacctggggggggggttataaaaATATGCAATGCCCTTATGTAGGGCAGAGGTTGTTGCTTGTTAATTCATTAGAAGTTGCCATTTATGTGGTTTGTAGGGCATAATTTACTGTTCAAAGGTAATTAAATGTATTTGTAGAAAAACCACAAAGTGGGACACATTAAAAACTGAATTATGGATGAGTAAATctaatagctatatatatatatataaaaatgtatataaattgtTTCCCATCAATGGACAAATTAGATGAAACAGCTGCACTGTATGAAAGAGCATTAACCATTAAAATGTGTCATACATTGATGATTCCATACATTGTTGCTTCCAGTTGTCCTAGTTTTCATAAAAATGATGTAATATGGCTGTAATGTCTTATTTGGATACAGCGGAGTTAACCATACCCATGTAACAAAAATTCTGGAATGTTTAATTGCTTACTACAGTATATGAGTGTATCATGTACTAGCATCATGCAGTTATCAAATCACAATTTAGTTTCTCGCTGATGCTTGAATCTAATTCTGGATGGCGTTTGTGATGGAttgtggtatcgcagctatactgaaccaagatggtatggctctccctcacataaataataaaaaaaaatgttgctATTGGCCCTTGCAGTGTGTAAATTGCAGGTGGAaaaatgaaaatcatcaaataaataattaaaacaatttaccgaaatattaatgaacaaaaatgGCACCTGAAAACACTGCAAAGGTGGACAAGATATGAAAATTTATACAAAAACTAAGAAATTCAACGAATACAAAGCATGAAGATAAACTGGTGTACTGAAGActgctaccataccaccatggcatcagacaCACGGTGTTGACTGAAGGCAGATGACAGGTGAGAGAGACCAAGGTGCTCCAAGAGCACTAAGAgagagactggctctccagggaggtggtgccctttatatagtccggtGGTGATGACTCATCCGATGTCAACacaaggtggacatctggtcaactagcaaactgctcgtttgtgactggcggtgcctttgtgttgagctgcaccactgctagttgaaggcggctaactgcttgtttgtgaagGCAAGCTACTGGTTAGCAGAGGCGCCCAGCTTGCCTCTTGAGTCATACCAGGCtttgccaggccctggggggtacggagaggtggcaggactgatgaccaaTCTGGGCTGGTTTAGAGGTAGACTTCCAGTGCAAAGGCATTGAAGGTgaggggaaaaggcagttccactgctatgcaggggattcacaaGACACGTTACGAGACTAGTACTATTGAAGTGGGTTGCAAGACTCCATCTGAGTTCTTCACTTTTGTAAAGCCTGGCACGCATATTGTTTCaggcaggttcttaatcctaattttttcccCGGAATATGACCTGCCAaactgtttaacaaccaggtataatttatatataatataggtgTGCATATACCTATTCTCCTGTGTGTAATAATGGGTGTACGTAGGCCTATCACTTTGTAGGATTTTGCTGTTTTCTGGCCACCTTTGCTTGACACCTTGCctatttgaatatggcagaagggcTTTAGTGTCAATGAAGGAAATATGTAGATTGCCAGATTAGCTGTGCATGTCGAGCCTTTCTCAAGATtgggggcttggggagtagaactcgacTCCATCAAGGTATGTTCTTGGTCCGACTCATTGAGGTGGGGTTTCACTGTGGTTGGGCCTCTCAGGTAAACCTTTTTAAGATCGTGATCCAGTTTATTGCGAGAAGCCTCAGAACAACACCTAGGCAGGGGAATTCTTATAAGATCCATCATTTAATTTGTTTAAGTCTTTACATATGATATAATTATCCACGAGTGTTTCTCCATATACCTAGTCATATAACATTGTCTCGTACTAAATTTTTTTTATCTTACTATGTGAACCTAACTCATTTAATACTTAAGGGACTGAATTCTGAGAGGTTAGAAATGAGGGTGAAGTCTAGTCAGATACTCTTGGTAATGTCCATCATATGATAGTTTAACCCCTGGGCAGTGCTTGTGTGATTATTGCCTGCAACACCGCCAGATGCaagattttttttcttttaagaTTGTTAAAATGTTTTTCATGATCAtggggaaaataataataaaatcgtaGGCGACACATTTTTGCTGcaatagggcgaggaagtctggcaaaattgagGTGCTGACAGTAAGCGTCCTGTGCTGGTTTCCACACGTGCTGTCagacgggagttgccacaaagatattgcctaactatttcaatgtctgatttttcACTATTTTTGCAGTGATATTGTTCAATAATGTGTAGTGtgctatatttatataataaaatgtgtggtgtgcatattagtgattcaattatgattataaaacaataaaccaatagttttgctattattacactatatacacatgcaCATTATATatgagtatctgcatgttttgttcacaaaGTCATGTCATGTGCATCTACCATTCTGAGTGCCAGGTTCCTGTGACATTGAGTACTTCAGTATTCAGAATGCTGAGAAAAAATATGGCATCAAATAATATTGCTTGGGTTGCATATGATAATTTAGTATCAAATAAGAAGCAGTAAATATTTATTTTGGGGTTTTTAATTAATGTACTGTATAATGGTAGAATTAAGATTTGTCCTGTTGTACAACAAAACTTCAAGGTTCCATTCTAAATATTTATCTTTTCTGAATTTCAGCAGCCATGGAGGAGCTACTGTCGTTAAAGTGGAACAACCATCGCACCACTTTCATTCATATTTTGGGGGTTCTCAGGGATAAGGTAAATAAATGTTATTGTTGGTCTAATAAAATATTATGTATGGTTTTTTCATGGTTTTTGTAATTGTTATTTATATACTATTTATTTGTtttgtgttttatatatgtatgtatattttttaTTGTGAAATTAATATCTGGAACTTTATGAAATTTATTTGAAATCAGTTCTTTTTATCTCTTAACAGAAAAATCTTTCTTTTCCAGCAAGCGTATACGGATGTCACTCTGGCATGTGATGGCAAATTCTACAGTGTGCACAAGTTGGTGCTTTCAACGTGTAGTGATTACTTCTGTGCCATGTTTGACAAGACTGCTTGCAAGAGCCCTGTTATAGTGTTAAAAGATATTAAGTGTGAGGACCTAGAGGCCTTGCTAGATTATATGTACCTTGGTGAAGTGAATGTGCGACAAAGTGACTTAGCTTCTTTAATTAAGGCAGCAGAAAATTTGAGAATTAAAGGCCTTGCAGTACCTGATGATGAACCTCCAAATAAGGGCATGGGGGTAGCACCTCCACGGACAGAACCTGTTAGGAGAGATGGAGGAAGTGGTAGTCCACCAACAAAGAGAAAACGAAGAGATGAAGGCGAAGATGGCAGGGAAGATGTTAGACCGCCTCCGGCTCCACCTTCATCAGGTGGCTTGCATACACCCCCACCTGCATCTAGACCAAAGAGCCCTGTTAGCCAGCGGCTGAGCCCTTCACCTCATAGAACCTCTCAGGAGTCACCTGTAGCTGAAGACCGCACTAGCCGTCCCCTTTCTTCTCCAGCAGAACCCCCTCCAGCATCACGGGCATCTTCACAACCCCCTGCTCAGTCTGCATCTTCTCAACCCCCTATTAATCAGTACACCGATGACACTCCATCTTTTGTAAAGGTGGAGATGGAGGAAGAGCGTCCTGATGATATGCATGGGGATTCGTATGATTTAAGTGCAGATGGCTATAAAGAAGAAGGGGATGATTCGGGGAGTGGAATGAACAATGATTTACCCGAGTTCCTACAAGCAGCTGCCTCTGGAGCCTTAGGCAGTGGTGCTGCATCTTATGCCCATCACTCCTTTGCTGGCCCTTCTGGCTATCAGCCGGTAAGTCTAGTttagtttttatatttttttaatgttgAATATGGGTGTTGTGTGCATAGTTATTTAATGTATGGTTTTATcagtgtaaatatttattgtgttAACTCTTGTTTCATGATAGGGGgatctggctggctggcagggtgATGGCTCATCTTTAGGGTTTCCAGCTCATCTAAACTTCAGCACCTCAGACAGTTCTAGTCAACAGAATGCACCCGGGGTAAGTGTTATACTAGTCACAGTCTATTCTCATGACCACCCACCAGCCAGTAGTATATTATGATTAATGCAGTTGGAAGTGAAAGTATTATTTGAAAATAAGTTGCAGGTTTGCTGTATGATGCTTGAATTTGATGCTTGTGATTTAATTTTATCATTATGAATCTACAGAGGACTAAGTGTAAGGTATCTAGTATGTTCAGTTATCAAGAttagtacagtatttataattGGCATTTAAATCTTTGTTATATGAGTGGAGTTTTTACGCTATTCCTGTAGCTCTTGGTACACTGGTGCCTCAAATTTTGTTAATGACACATTGGGTTAAACCCATATTAATATGCATTGGGCATTAATTCCTACATTTGGTACCTGTGGGTAATTTTACCTAAGTTTGCAAGTGATTTTTTTTAGAAGAGCTCTTACCTACTGCTCTAAAACTTTTATTCCTCTCTTATGGCAGAGATTCATATTTGAATTATGCTTGAAATACGTAAAAAATTAGAATGTTAACTGAATAATGTACACTGCAAGAGATGAGCACTGACAAATGATGAATTTTGAGTTTAATAGCTTTCACAATGAACCTATTAGAAATTTTGTCTAGACTTAACACTTAACTTCGGTTTACTTGTGTTAACATAAAGTAACGTTGTTACTTGCTAAATGCCATAAAAGTTACTCGGAAATGACTATAATAGATTTTCATATGAAAATATAGCTATTAAATGGACAAAAGGTTTATACAGTAGTAGCAAGTAAAAGATTTATGCTGAGGTTGGAGATGGACTTCCTACCTGCCATTTCAATGATGGGACAATTGGTATTTAAGTTTGACAAATGTTAGACCTGAACATGTCATGATATAGGTGACCATGAAAATCATGAAAGATTAGATTTGCGTGTGTAGTTTGTATTTTAAGTGTTTTAGGAATTCACAGTCCTCCAAGGTTGAATGATTGTCATGGTGCAGCAAAGTATAGCCTATTGGCAttagtaataatataattatatattgtcACAAGGTTGCTGATCATGATATTTACTGGCTGTGTGTGGTTCATGACAGATGTTTCCTCACCAATCGAGACACTAGAGACCAGACATATCAGTAGAAATATTTTTGGATATAAATTATATATCACATGCTTTCTTTTAAGGGTATATGCAAAATGAGTGCTTGTTATTAGGCACACAGCAAGGTACTGCTTGTTGAAGGTTGCATTATAGGACTGGGATGTTGGGAATCTCCACGGAACTGTTAGTTTTAAGACATAGCTGAAAGAAGACAGATGAGGGTAAGTGGTTTGATTCTGTGAATTGTCTGGCTTCTAGTGCCATGACAAAATATGAAACTTAAATATGGATAGTCCAATGAGCAATGTGCTAATCTTCTTGGTGAGGCTTCATCTTAAAGAGATCAGTAATCTCATTAAAGTTTATAATAAAATCTGTATTAAACACAGCTCCCTTTATAATCATGTGACAATTTTTATGTGGCTaagtgttattcccagattgaatAATGTTATATTATCAATTCTCTTGAAATCTAAGATAGTCACTGTACTCTTGCAGTTGAAAGTGGTTGTTTACACATGTGCTTTTGTGtttttgttgatttttttttaacgACATAAGGATAATTTGGATTGCTTTGGGCATGACAACTATGTAGTTGAAATTAATCTTCTTCCTTCTTACTAGAATCCATATATCACTGCAgttcatattatttataacaagctGATTTGAAAGAATTAAGAAAACTTGAACACTACTGTACTTTCTTGCATTAGCTATTTTAACAAGTATTTTGTTGGGTTATCGTTGTTCTATCCAAATCTTTCAGTAGCATGAATTTTGCTACGAGTTATTGAATTTTTGTGGCTCTGGTAATTTTTACTTCATAATAAAGTATTGTCAAATTGGGCATTAAGTGACAGCTTCAGGTTCGGTACATAAGTTATTAAACAAAAATAGTGTCTAGTTGTTCTAGAGGCATAATGTAAAGGTTACCTTAATTTCGTAATTGAGGAATGGGTTAAAAATTTGAATAATAGGCTGCCTAGTGGGTTGTCTTGTTAATTGAATTGTGTAGGATAAATTTTCTGAATTGGTTTATAGAAGTATTCCTgactagttttttttttattttatgaagTATAGATCGTAGCTTATTTGTTTCCGATAATGATATGGAACGTTTTCACATGACAAAGTTGGGTTTTtagtatttttttaattttaataatGTTTAGCTAAATGCTTTTTGTAATGTGCTTGAATACTAACTATAGTTTGATTAAAGTCATTTTGGGTTTGTCTTGCTACCCGGTAATGTGCTAGCTACAGGGCTTTGTTTTATATGCACATTTAGTTAATAGGCAAACTTTTGAAAGGGCAGGTATTGTATCATGTATACGAGGGAGCTGTGATCTTTCATGATTCAACTACGATGCTCATAACAGTTTACTGATCTCAATATTTTAGTCACAGATAATGTGTTGTGTCCAGAGCTATGCCATTGCGATTGAATTAAGTGAGCTGTTAACTATTGAAATAGCATTTGTGTAAATAAACTATGCCAGGCACAACACTTTATTATGTTTATACTGTATTTGTAGAATaatgtgtgtatgcatgtgtgtgtacataGGAATGTTGGATATATAATCaaactaaatatttatatatatgtatatatatatatatttgtgagtgtgtgtttgtttgtgtgtgtgtaaactgtgTTTTACCCCAGTTAGTGTCATTTCGATTTTCCATCATCAGAAACAAAATTTAACACCAGAAAGGCAGTGTGTCCTATAACCCCCACCCCAATATAAGATAAAGAAAACTCTGTGGAAGCCTTTGGCACTTAAAGAAAATGAAGTACAGTGTATAAGGGCTAACTTAAATAATGTCAACAAACACTAATTATACTGTACTAAAAAATTAACTTTTTGTTTACTGAAAATAGTAGcataaaatacagtactgtatattaaaaTTATAATGCAATACTGAATAATATAATACAACTTACGGCTATGTAGACAAATAATCAAGTGAATGTAGCTGCTCGAGAAAAATGAATCTCTCCAGCTAATCGTGGACATAAACAAGGAAGTTCTAAACTTGATATTATTAGTAAAAATTCCCTCGGAGAAGAAGGAATGGGAGGTAAAATACCTATAACATGTAGTAATTCTAATAAGAGGCCAAAGAAACAAAGGAAGACAATATAGTTAGAAACAAAGCTAAAAGTGCTAGGTAGGTATGACAAGTGAGTGAGCAAAAAATGACTAGCTAATATCTTTTCCCATTACTTTATGAATTTAACTTACTTAACATAAAAGGACAATGAGGTTTTTGGTTTCATTTACTGGCATATCATTTTCTACTTAAGGGTTTTCAGGAAACTAATCCTGAACTTAAAGttcacctgtatatatatatataatattatatactatatttactgtatgtgtatatatatataatatatgggtgtatgtatgtatatgtatacacatgtatatatgtgtgtgtatatgtatgtacacaccagaaggaatacagaattttatgaacatgtttgtagatgatgctaagatactggggaagataggcaacgcagatgattgtaatgcccttcaagttGATTTAGATAAAATAGGTGCTTGGAATGacatgtggcaaatggaattcaatgtgaataaatgccgtgttatggaatgtggaatctgaGAAAATAGATCTCGCAACTTACAAATTGTGGTAAGGAATTAAAAAACTGTAATAAAGAACGAGATCTTGGGGATGGTTTTAGATAGTAAACTagtcaccagaggcacacacacaaAGATCATTGTAAGAGGAAAGTATGCATTGCTTTCCATCTCCAGACTTACTTTTAACTACAgggatggtgaaatattaaaaCTTCATGACTTGTGAGatcaaattggaatatgcagcagttgtaaggtgcccaaatctcaagaagcaaatcaataaactggaaaaggtgcaaaggcttgctataaaatggcttccagaactga
The DNA window shown above is from Procambarus clarkii isolate CNS0578487 chromosome 82, FALCON_Pclarkii_2.0, whole genome shotgun sequence and carries:
- the LOC123764388 gene encoding longitudinals lacking protein, isoforms H/M/V isoform X5; translated protein: MVVERWSGPAAMEELLSLKWNNHRTTFIHILGVLRDKQAYTDVTLACDGKFYSVHKLVLSTCSDYFCAMFDKTACKSPVIVLKDIKCEDLEALLDYMYLGEVNVRQSDLASLIKAAENLRIKGLAVPDDEPPNKGMGVAPPRTEPVRRDGGSGSPPTKRKRRDEGEDGREDVRPPPAPPSSGGLHTPPPASRPKSPVSQRLSPSPHRTSQESPVAEDRTSRPLSSPAEPPPASRASSQPPAQSASSQPPINQYTDDTPSFVKVEMEEERPDDMHGDSYDLSADGYKEEGDDSGSGMNNDLPEFLQAAASGALGSGAASYAHHSFAGPSGYQPGDLAGWQGDGSSLGFPAHLNFSTSDSSSQQNAPGRLSWRSPLVRCSPSASALLKSHCVPRLNPSGAGNVSISGDLGTPLPCPECGREFHGLNKKFLLTRHMVTHTGEKPYQCPHCPYRANVSSNLTRHLRTVHTPNATPLSAPSLLPSSVSLTTNSSSHNVHHPSSPL
- the LOC123764388 gene encoding longitudinals lacking protein, isoforms H/M/V isoform X2 — protein: MVVERWSGPAMEELLSLKWNNHRTTFIHILGVLRDKQAYTDVTLACDGKFYSVHKLVLSTCSDYFCAMFDKTACKSPVIVLKDIKCEDLEALLDYMYLGEVNVRQSDLASLIKAAENLRIKGLAVPDDEPPNKGMGVAPPRTEPVRRDGGSGSPPTKRKRRDEGEDGREDVRPPPAPPSSGGLHTPPPASRPKSPVSQRLSPSPHRTSQESPVAEDRTSRPLSSPAEPPPASRASSQPPAQSASSQPPINQYTDDTPSFVKVEMEEERPDDMHGDSYDLSADGYKEEGDDSGSGMNNDLPEFLQAAASGALGSGAASYAHHSFAGPSGYQPGDLAGWQGDGSSLGFPAHLNFSTSDSSSQQNAPGELVVPGDGCSGASGGVLVCPVCGKTAQGRNRRQNMDNHMLTHTGERPFQCTMCPYRASQQGNLKRHLRAVHKQAVDDPCLNSLSGSLHYSEVNPILPHHHSQPGGVTSQIQATQNFESNVSSLLHNSSDQSGTPSQSTHTIRDEEPPFGLHLRLKAEAEPAARSCPETGL
- the LOC123764388 gene encoding longitudinals lacking protein, isoforms H/M/V isoform X19; protein product: MVVERWSGPAAMEELLSLKWNNHRTTFIHILGVLRDKQAYTDVTLACDGKFYSVHKLVLSTCSDYFCAMFDKTACKSPVIVLKDIKCEDLEALLDYMYLGEVNVRQSDLASLIKAAENLRIKGLAVPDDEPPNKGMGVAPPRTEPVRRDGGSGSPPTKRKRRDEGEDGREDVRPPPAPPSSGGLHTPPPASRPKSPVSQRLSPSPHRTSQESPVAEDRTSRPLSSPAEPPPASRASSQPPAQSASSQPPINQYTDDTPSFVKVEMEEERPDDMHGDSYDLSADGYKEEGDDSGSGMNNDLPEFLQAAASGALGSGAASYAHHSFAGPSGYQPGDLAGWQGDGSSLGFPAHLNFSTSDSSSQQNAPGGMGVREMESLSDSRLRVILGSHSKRHFCSQCGKSFQSPKDLRRHILTHTGEKPYPCPYCSHRAALKGNLKVHVITVHGKDFNHGKDIVQENEFRQGKDYL